A section of the Pan paniscus chromosome 11, NHGRI_mPanPan1-v2.0_pri, whole genome shotgun sequence genome encodes:
- the LOC134728524 gene encoding major urinary protein-like, whose amino-acid sequence MKYNGHNVVDILETDYDNYIFYNKNIKNGETFLMLELCARTPDVSSQLKERFVKYCEEHGIDKENIFDLTKVDRCLQARDGGAA is encoded by the exons ATGAAAT ATAACGGACACAATGTCGTTGACATACTTGAAACAGACtatgataattatattttttataacaaGAATATCAAGAATGGGGAAACATTCCTAATGCTGGAGCTCTGTG CTCGAACACCAGATGTGAGCTCACAACTCAAGGAGAGGTTTGTGAAATATTGTGAAGAACATGGGATTGataaggaaaacatatttgaCTTGACCAAAGTTG ATCGCTGTCTCCAGGCCCGAGATGGGGGAGCGGCCTAG